One region of Coriobacteriia bacterium genomic DNA includes:
- a CDS encoding peptidase: MSSWFLLIIVTMALGFGTQAYINSSYRKYASVPNESGLTGAQIARRMLDDNGLQHVQVRPVAGSLSDHYDPRTQVVSLSEGVYDQASVSAMAIACHECGHAVQHARGYAAMKVRSALVPIANFGSSVWLILLLIGIFLNMMQLFWLGIIFYAFAVLFQIVTLPVEFNASRRALAYITGSSSGAVTASTQALAIPGDATADGARTVLRAAALTYVAAALTSVLQLLYFLGMVRGD; this comes from the coding sequence ATGTCTTCCTGGTTTCTCTTGATCATCGTTACGATGGCGCTTGGCTTCGGTACGCAGGCATATATCAACTCGTCGTATCGCAAATATGCTTCCGTTCCCAACGAGTCTGGTCTCACGGGCGCGCAGATCGCTCGCCGTATGCTTGACGATAACGGCTTGCAGCACGTGCAAGTGCGTCCCGTCGCCGGCTCGCTGAGCGATCACTATGACCCCCGCACGCAGGTCGTCAGCCTCTCCGAGGGCGTATATGACCAGGCTTCCGTCTCGGCCATGGCCATCGCCTGCCATGAATGCGGCCATGCGGTGCAGCACGCCCGCGGTTATGCCGCCATGAAGGTGCGCTCCGCACTCGTCCCCATAGCCAACTTCGGCTCGAGCGTGTGGCTCATCCTGCTGCTCATCGGCATCTTCCTCAACATGATGCAGCTCTTCTGGCTGGGTATCATCTTCTATGCGTTCGCGGTGCTCTTCCAGATCGTCACGCTGCCCGTCGAGTTCAATGCCTCGCGTCGTGCCCTTGCCTACATCACGGGTTCGAGTTCGGGTGCTGTCACGGCATCTACGCAGGCGCTGGCCATTCCGGGCGATGCCACGGCCGATGGTGCCCGTACGGTTCTCAGGGCGGCGGCGCTCACCTACGTGGCCGCGGCTCTCACGAGCGTTCTGCAGCTCCTGTACTTCCTCGGCATGGTACGTGGAGACTAG
- a CDS encoding TerC family protein yields the protein MGTRLALGANMEFLASFFAPLATVDGWGEVVVLMFLELALGVDNLVFIAITSDRLPENKQHIGRRLGLAAAMVMRCILLCAVVWIMSINVVVFTLPFGIEGDHTDFTVHSLVFLLGGAYLIFKGISELHESFHAAKHAPTSEHTAPQPRKTIGLGQAVFTIMIMDIVFSLDSVITAAGLSGQIIVMIIAVIGAVLIMIIFADPISDFINRNFEIKIVALAFIVLVGCELVLESFHIEYIVGAPLSTLLYAMMIFGFIVSLLTMKQRHVRERAISDNAGHEGDLVE from the coding sequence ATGGGCACTCGTCTTGCCCTTGGAGCCAATATGGAGTTTCTAGCAAGTTTTTTTGCGCCGCTCGCAACTGTCGATGGATGGGGCGAGGTCGTTGTTCTCATGTTCCTGGAGCTGGCCCTCGGCGTCGACAATCTCGTCTTCATTGCAATCACCTCTGATCGCCTCCCGGAAAACAAGCAGCACATAGGGCGCAGGCTCGGCTTGGCTGCGGCCATGGTCATGCGCTGCATTTTGCTGTGCGCCGTGGTCTGGATCATGTCCATTAACGTCGTCGTGTTCACGCTGCCCTTTGGCATCGAAGGTGACCACACCGACTTCACCGTGCACAGCCTCGTGTTTCTTCTTGGCGGTGCGTATCTCATCTTCAAGGGCATCAGCGAGCTGCATGAATCCTTTCATGCCGCCAAGCATGCTCCGACGTCCGAGCACACGGCGCCGCAGCCGCGCAAGACAATCGGGCTTGGCCAGGCCGTGTTCACCATCATGATCATGGATATCGTCTTCTCGCTTGACTCGGTCATTACCGCCGCGGGCTTATCCGGCCAGATCATCGTCATGATCATCGCGGTCATCGGCGCCGTGCTCATCATGATCATCTTTGCCGACCCCATCAGCGACTTCATCAATCGCAACTTCGAGATAAAGATTGTCGCGCTCGCCTTCATCGTACTCGTGGGCTGCGAGCTCGTGCTCGAGTCCTTCCATATCGAGTACATCGTCGGGGCTCCTTTGAGCACCTTGCTCTACGCGATGATGATCTTCGGTTTCATCGTCTCGCTTCTCACGATGAAGCAGCGTCATGTGCGCGAGCGCGCCATATCTGATAATGCAGGGCACGAGGGGGATTTGGTTGAGTAA
- the rnd gene encoding ribonuclease D yields MQGTRGIWLSKYVTTQAQLEELARELEGSELLAIDTEFMREKTYYAKLCLLQLNNGKVSALVDPLAVHDLSPLVPILTDENCVKIFHAGTQDIAILYHETGVTPSPVFDTQVAASLLGYPLQVGYGPLVRSVCDVKLAKADSYTDWSRRPLTNSQIKYALDDVIYLPSVYEHLRDELIEKGRLTWCERDFTALAAPESYDVNPRECWHRIKRVSSLSRGQLSIARELAAWRETEAQHRNLSRKWVLADEAVVEISRKAPKTREALFEVRGLANKLNGRDVKHILEAVARGKEMPQDQWPKLERNPKGDVEADGAVELLSSLLEVRAKQHGVAAPLIATHSDLSKLVRGHREGLALMEGWRYDIAGCELIDLLEGRLSLYLCDGAIEVARR; encoded by the coding sequence ATGCAGGGCACGAGGGGGATTTGGTTGAGTAAGTACGTGACGACGCAAGCGCAACTCGAGGAGCTGGCACGCGAGCTCGAAGGCTCGGAACTGCTCGCCATCGATACCGAGTTCATGCGCGAGAAAACCTACTACGCGAAGCTCTGCCTGCTGCAGCTGAACAATGGGAAGGTCTCCGCGCTTGTCGATCCTCTTGCGGTCCATGATCTCTCGCCGCTCGTCCCCATTCTCACCGACGAGAACTGCGTGAAGATTTTCCATGCGGGTACGCAGGATATTGCGATTCTCTATCACGAGACGGGGGTCACGCCCTCTCCGGTCTTCGATACGCAGGTCGCCGCCTCGCTTCTGGGTTATCCGCTCCAGGTTGGCTACGGGCCGCTCGTGCGCTCGGTCTGCGATGTGAAGCTCGCGAAGGCCGATAGCTACACCGATTGGTCACGTCGTCCGCTTACGAACAGTCAGATCAAATATGCCCTTGACGATGTCATTTACCTGCCGAGCGTATACGAGCACCTGCGTGACGAGCTCATCGAGAAAGGTCGTCTTACCTGGTGCGAGCGAGACTTCACCGCGCTTGCCGCCCCGGAAAGCTACGATGTCAATCCGCGTGAGTGCTGGCATCGGATCAAGCGCGTCTCCTCGCTTTCGCGCGGTCAGCTTTCCATCGCACGCGAACTTGCCGCTTGGCGCGAGACCGAGGCACAGCATCGCAACTTGTCCCGCAAGTGGGTGCTTGCCGACGAGGCGGTCGTGGAAATCTCCCGCAAAGCGCCCAAGACGAGGGAGGCGCTTTTCGAGGTTCGCGGCCTGGCAAACAAGCTCAACGGCCGCGACGTCAAGCACATCCTCGAGGCGGTCGCTCGTGGCAAGGAGATGCCTCAGGACCAGTGGCCCAAGCTCGAGCGCAATCCCAAGGGCGATGTCGAGGCAGACGGCGCCGTCGAGCTGCTTTCCTCGTTGCTCGAGGTGCGCGCCAAGCAACATGGCGTCGCAGCGCCTCTCATCGCGACGCACTCCGACCTCTCGAAGCTCGTGCGCGGACATCGTGAGGGCTTGGCGCTCATGGAGGGATGGCGTTACGACATCGCAGGTTGTGAGCTCATCGACCTGCTCGAAGGCCGTCTCTCGTTGTACCTGTGCGATGGGGCAATCGAGGTCGCACGGCGCTAG
- the xseA gene encoding exodeoxyribonuclease VII large subunit has protein sequence MEDSEQSSAYTVTQAMNAAKRGLEKIRLTVIGEVSEFNDKPGYKAAYFTVHDDDCSMPCLMWRDRYNASGVTLQAGMLVELTGNFSCYPAKGRLQFSVASMQVAGEGKLRMQVAQLARKLEAEGLMDASRKRRVPPLPQRIAVVTSPRGKAVHDVIRTLRRRYPLGELLICGVPVEGQDAPARIIQGLEAACAATPAPDVILLVRGGGSYEDLMPFNDESLARAVAASPIPVVTGIGHEPDNSICDMVSDRRCSTPTAAAEAIALSTEELSNKLANAQDALRRSVENYMQVQQAQLDRLLDRPLWHDTHYLTGSYFQTLDAMEERLLRAIPDALRADAHALELLKGRLLNLGPHLCDGFGRDIALCATKLDALSPLKTLSRGYSITYAADGHSIVDSVQHVNDGDHIQVQVQDGRLACTVNAIEREAHV, from the coding sequence ATGGAAGATTCGGAGCAAAGCTCTGCATATACCGTGACGCAGGCCATGAACGCGGCCAAGCGCGGGCTCGAGAAGATTCGCCTTACCGTCATCGGCGAGGTTTCGGAATTCAATGACAAGCCCGGTTATAAGGCCGCGTACTTCACCGTGCACGATGACGACTGCTCCATGCCCTGTCTCATGTGGCGCGATCGCTACAACGCATCGGGCGTCACGTTGCAGGCGGGTATGCTCGTCGAGCTCACGGGTAACTTCTCCTGCTATCCCGCCAAGGGCCGCCTTCAGTTCTCGGTAGCTTCCATGCAGGTGGCAGGGGAGGGCAAGCTGCGCATGCAGGTCGCCCAGCTTGCTCGCAAGCTCGAGGCAGAAGGCCTCATGGACGCGAGCCGCAAGCGCCGCGTACCTCCACTGCCGCAACGCATTGCCGTCGTCACTTCGCCACGCGGCAAGGCTGTGCACGATGTCATTCGCACGCTGCGGCGCCGCTATCCACTCGGAGAGCTGCTCATCTGCGGCGTGCCCGTCGAGGGCCAGGATGCCCCTGCGCGCATCATTCAGGGTCTTGAGGCAGCCTGCGCGGCCACACCTGCGCCCGATGTCATCCTGCTCGTGCGTGGTGGTGGTTCCTACGAGGATCTCATGCCCTTCAACGACGAGTCCCTCGCGCGCGCCGTCGCGGCGTCTCCCATCCCCGTCGTTACGGGTATCGGGCATGAGCCAGACAATTCGATTTGCGACATGGTCTCAGATCGCCGCTGCTCCACGCCCACGGCGGCAGCGGAGGCCATCGCGCTTTCCACCGAGGAGCTTTCCAACAAGCTGGCAAACGCCCAGGATGCCCTGCGTCGCTCCGTAGAGAACTACATGCAAGTGCAACAAGCGCAGCTTGACCGTTTGCTTGACCGTCCGCTTTGGCACGATACCCACTACCTCACCGGCTCGTATTTCCAGACGCTTGATGCCATGGAAGAGCGCCTGCTGCGCGCCATCCCCGATGCGCTTCGGGCAGATGCCCATGCGCTCGAGCTACTCAAGGGCCGGCTGCTCAATCTCGGCCCGCATCTCTGTGACGGCTTCGGGCGCGACATCGCCCTCTGCGCGACAAAGCTCGATGCGCTCTCGCCGCTCAAGACCTTGAGCCGTGGATACTCCATCACCTATGCCGCCGATGGCCATTCCATCG
- a CDS encoding desulfoferrodoxin, with protein sequence MEEIKFYRCDICGNIITKIIDGGPIPFCCGQKMTELIADSSDGAAEKHVPVIEIDGEVVTVKVGEAPHPMIEEHYIQWICLHTEKGVQFVHLNPGDAPEAVFTVAPDDAVIEAFDYCNIHGLWVSRL encoded by the coding sequence ATGGAAGAGATCAAATTCTATCGCTGCGATATTTGCGGAAACATCATCACCAAGATTATCGACGGAGGTCCGATTCCCTTCTGCTGTGGTCAGAAGATGACCGAGCTCATCGCCGACAGTTCAGATGGTGCAGCCGAGAAGCACGTTCCCGTCATCGAGATTGACGGCGAGGTCGTGACGGTCAAGGTGGGCGAGGCGCCTCATCCCATGATCGAGGAGCACTACATCCAGTGGATTTGCCTGCACACCGAGAAGGGCGTGCAGTTCGTGCACCTTAATCCGGGCGATGCCCCCGAGGCCGTTTTCACGGTTGCGCCCGACGATGCGGTCATCGAGGCGTTTGATTACTGCAACATCCACGGTCTGTGGGTTTCCAGGCTGTAG
- the ybaK gene encoding Cys-tRNA(Pro) deacylase encodes MSRKKETKTNAMRILDAAHVDHVVHVVDATGEDTGVDIALRAGEDPDHVFKTLVTQGKSGEYLVFMIPVAAELDLKKAARAAGEKSVAMVRSRELFDLTGYVHGGCSPLGMKKFFRTFIDETCVLFDTIMFSGGRIGTQIEMSFDDLAKTIEIEAVDLVV; translated from the coding sequence ATGTCTAGGAAGAAGGAGACGAAGACGAACGCCATGCGCATTCTCGATGCCGCGCATGTCGATCATGTCGTTCATGTGGTCGATGCGACGGGGGAGGATACGGGTGTCGATATCGCGCTGCGCGCGGGGGAGGATCCCGACCATGTCTTCAAGACGCTCGTCACGCAGGGTAAGAGCGGTGAGTATCTCGTCTTCATGATTCCGGTTGCCGCCGAGCTCGACCTCAAGAAGGCGGCACGGGCCGCAGGGGAGAAGTCGGTGGCTATGGTGCGCTCGCGCGAACTCTTCGATTTGACGGGCTACGTGCATGGCGGATGCAGCCCCTTGGGAATGAAGAAGTTCTTCCGCACCTTTATCGACGAGACCTGCGTCCTTTTCGATACGATCATGTTCTCGGGCGGGCGCATTGGCACACAGATTGAGATGAGCTTCGATGACCTCGCAAAAACCATAGAAATCGAAGCCGTCGATCTGGTCGTCTGA